A section of the Vibrio vulnificus CMCP6 genome encodes:
- a CDS encoding phosphatidylinositol kinase: MKTDKVTVRTFQNRYNTYLKLLLALRSDMGWFFDDSHKANILTVPFILTLAAALECSLNDHLIEHFDDEFGDNSKQMLPGLMSMNFKGKLINIVPILTKYKFKLNAEHKVYALLVELIKLRNSLVHNKSDYDSHEFSLLKDDEGNVQGLQYDDLESLMGKEVDYTFGIKADVGAIHDAVERFHELFLEHYRESDFSGNELVIPLEENNRIKIVVTD; the protein is encoded by the coding sequence ATGAAAACTGATAAGGTTACGGTCCGGACATTTCAGAATCGATACAATACTTACTTAAAACTTTTGCTGGCTCTTCGTAGTGATATGGGTTGGTTTTTTGATGATTCTCATAAAGCAAATATCCTAACAGTCCCATTTATTCTGACATTGGCAGCAGCACTAGAATGCTCCTTGAATGATCATTTAATTGAGCACTTTGATGATGAGTTTGGTGATAACTCGAAGCAGATGCTTCCGGGGCTAATGTCAATGAACTTTAAAGGAAAACTCATCAATATAGTGCCAATCTTGACGAAATATAAATTCAAGCTAAATGCCGAGCACAAAGTATATGCACTATTAGTCGAGTTAATTAAGCTACGTAATAGCCTTGTACATAATAAGAGCGACTATGACTCTCACGAATTCTCGCTACTGAAAGATGATGAAGGGAACGTGCAAGGGCTACAGTATGATGACTTAGAGTCCTTAATGGGGAAAGAGGTCGATTATACGTTTGGCATAAAAGCAGATGTTGGTGCTATTCATGACGCAGTAGAAAGGTTCCATGAGTTGTTTTTAGAACATTATCGAGAATCAGACTTCAGTGGTAACGAACTTGTTATTCCGTTAGAAGAGAACAATCGAATCAAAATCGTCGTAACAGATTAA
- a CDS encoding VF530 family DNA-binding protein yields MSQEQPNNPLHGLTLEKILVRLQEHYGWEGLDREIQINCFYSNPSIKSSLKFLCRTQWARDKVEALYIDTFCR; encoded by the coding sequence ATGAGCCAAGAGCAACCAAACAACCCTTTACATGGATTAACCTTAGAGAAAATCCTTGTTCGTTTACAAGAGCACTATGGTTGGGAAGGGTTAGACAGAGAAATTCAAATTAACTGTTTTTACAGCAATCCATCAATCAAATCTTCTCTTAAGTTTTTGTGTCGCACACAGTGGGCGAGAGACAAGGTTGAGGCTTTGTATATAGATACGTTTTGCCGTTAG
- a CDS encoding DJ-1/PfpI family protein, whose amino-acid sequence MYKVGIVLFDDFTDVDFFLMYDLLGRTTDSWTVSVLGTKSEHTSHLGMKVKTDGPVSEVTNQDVILITSGKRGIPAAINDTKFMSALNLDPNKQLIGSICAGSFILHELGLLKGKPLTTNPDAKAVLQSMGGDVQDQPLVVEGNIATAGGCLSLMYLIGWLAERLFDSNKRKSIQNQLIPAGQLELFEELISTTIQSAELASSHNKAFKSDS is encoded by the coding sequence ATGTATAAAGTCGGCATTGTTTTGTTTGATGATTTTACAGATGTAGACTTCTTTCTTATGTATGACTTGCTTGGTCGAACAACTGATAGTTGGACGGTTAGCGTGCTGGGAACTAAATCTGAACACACTTCCCACCTAGGTATGAAAGTCAAAACGGACGGACCTGTTTCAGAGGTGACGAATCAAGATGTCATTCTCATTACCAGTGGTAAACGTGGTATTCCAGCGGCAATAAACGATACTAAATTTATGTCAGCGTTGAATCTTGACCCAAATAAACAGCTAATTGGTTCAATTTGTGCGGGGTCATTCATCCTTCATGAACTCGGTTTACTTAAAGGCAAGCCATTGACGACAAATCCAGATGCTAAGGCTGTTCTACAAAGCATGGGAGGGGACGTTCAGGACCAACCTCTTGTTGTAGAGGGAAACATAGCTACTGCCGGAGGCTGTCTTTCACTGATGTATCTAATAGGTTGGTTAGCCGAGCGGCTGTTTGACTCAAATAAACGAAAAAGCATTCAAAATCAGTTGATCCCAGCTGGACAGTTAGAGCTATTCGAAGAGCTTATTTCTACAACTATCCAATCAGCTGAGTTGGCAAGCTCGCATAACAAAGCGTTTAAGAGTGACTCGTAA
- a CDS encoding DUF4393 domain-containing protein — translation MSNESSNESNIEGTINAVTGLAKAIPVYEDALQPAAKEIGKALGTVAKTVNVALAPVSALVWGYDKIKDFVDTKVSEKLSNVKDEDIVSPPPNVAGPALESLKYTGSIEELKELYANLIASSMDKNTTHKAHPSFVEIIKQLSSDEAKLLVYFASSGSAPIVDIKNNRKDKSGGRYEYRYFTNIGEKLKLENLGLNSSYWSNLIRLGLVDIPDNFQLIEEGIYDDIISHTAVKSIVSNINKQEGRVAEIIKTAVLVTDLGRQFIDVCVVDHRTQ, via the coding sequence ATGAGTAATGAAAGTAGTAACGAGAGCAATATTGAAGGAACTATCAATGCCGTAACTGGATTAGCTAAAGCTATTCCAGTTTATGAAGACGCATTACAACCTGCTGCGAAGGAAATAGGAAAGGCCTTAGGCACAGTAGCAAAAACTGTCAATGTAGCATTGGCTCCTGTCTCTGCGTTAGTTTGGGGTTATGACAAAATTAAAGATTTTGTTGATACAAAAGTGTCCGAGAAGTTATCTAATGTAAAAGATGAAGACATCGTTTCTCCTCCGCCAAATGTAGCAGGCCCTGCGCTCGAATCACTCAAGTACACAGGTAGCATAGAAGAATTGAAAGAGCTTTATGCTAACTTGATCGCTTCAAGTATGGATAAAAATACAACTCATAAAGCTCATCCATCTTTTGTAGAAATAATTAAGCAGTTGTCATCAGACGAGGCTAAATTGCTTGTTTACTTTGCTTCATCAGGTTCTGCTCCTATTGTAGACATAAAAAATAATCGTAAAGACAAATCGGGTGGTAGATATGAGTATAGGTATTTCACCAATATTGGTGAGAAACTTAAATTGGAGAATTTGGGATTAAACTCTTCGTATTGGAGTAATTTAATTCGTTTAGGGCTTGTTGATATCCCAGATAATTTTCAACTCATTGAAGAAGGTATCTACGACGATATTATTTCTCATACGGCGGTCAAAAGTATAGTTAGTAATATCAACAAACAAGAGGGTAGAGTTGCCGAAATAATAAAAACGGCTGTTCTTGTAACCGATTTGGGTCGTCAATTTATTGATGTTTGTGTAGTAGATCATCGAACACAATAA
- a CDS encoding KAP family P-loop NTPase fold protein, with the protein MRLSIEHQATRVCESSEYLFGREAFAKSLLNIFSNSESGFVLAIDATWGAGKTAFIHQLIHDLKATEKIIPIYYDAFSNDFSNDTFLSIGATIFHEVEGYFESTGKSVKVKKQLEHLKDLTKKTAGELIKLSSNLALKSLTAGMIDNSELEKIAIKTFNSATFGTLELELNEKFKAYENAKSNIQSYVDALESVSQNGEKVIFFIDELDRCRPDFAVEVLEKVKHLFAAKNVIFVISYNKSQLSKIISHVYGVENKDALKYLEKFIHIEANLPVVDEKSSTSSYEQLFDSFVREFNIELPNQQQRITSLKNMFTLLCQPKHLNMNSREIERAFSYVSFCFAALPKEKGSSLFEFFLPAAMMKVKNSEIFNQVSEGRFFSTSANYKWLHDFFKEHYKSSLTPQASNVFYVKQFEEACGIVSMFKMPTDDIIEDKI; encoded by the coding sequence ATGAGATTATCAATTGAACATCAAGCGACAAGGGTATGTGAAAGTAGTGAATACCTTTTCGGTCGTGAAGCTTTTGCAAAGAGCTTATTGAATATTTTTTCTAATTCAGAAAGTGGTTTTGTTCTAGCGATTGATGCTACTTGGGGAGCAGGTAAAACAGCTTTTATTCATCAGTTAATCCACGATCTAAAAGCAACAGAAAAAATTATTCCGATTTACTATGATGCATTTTCCAACGATTTTTCTAATGATACGTTTTTATCTATTGGTGCGACTATATTCCATGAAGTCGAAGGCTATTTTGAGTCAACAGGTAAAAGCGTAAAGGTTAAAAAGCAGTTAGAACATCTCAAAGACTTAACAAAAAAAACCGCAGGAGAGCTGATAAAGTTATCGAGCAATTTAGCCCTTAAATCTTTGACTGCTGGAATGATTGATAACTCAGAATTAGAGAAAATAGCTATAAAAACCTTTAATTCGGCGACTTTCGGTACACTAGAACTAGAGTTAAATGAGAAATTCAAAGCATACGAAAATGCTAAATCAAACATCCAATCGTATGTAGATGCTTTAGAATCAGTTAGCCAAAATGGTGAAAAAGTCATATTTTTCATTGATGAGTTAGATCGATGTCGCCCAGACTTTGCTGTTGAAGTTCTTGAAAAGGTAAAGCACTTATTTGCTGCTAAGAATGTGATTTTTGTTATTTCTTACAACAAGTCTCAATTGTCAAAGATAATATCTCACGTTTACGGTGTTGAAAATAAAGATGCATTGAAGTATCTAGAGAAGTTTATTCATATAGAGGCTAATTTACCAGTTGTTGATGAGAAGTCATCAACAAGCTCTTATGAACAGTTGTTTGATAGTTTTGTTCGGGAGTTTAATATTGAATTACCAAATCAACAGCAAAGAATTACGTCGCTAAAGAATATGTTTACTTTACTGTGTCAGCCAAAGCACTTAAATATGAATAGTCGCGAGATCGAAAGGGCGTTTAGTTACGTTAGTTTCTGCTTTGCAGCTCTTCCTAAAGAAAAAGGGTCTTCGCTTTTTGAGTTCTTTCTACCGGCTGCAATGATGAAAGTAAAAAATAGTGAAATCTTCAATCAGGTATCGGAAGGGCGGTTTTTCTCGACAAGCGCAAACTATAAATGGCTTCATGATTTCTTTAAAGAGCACTACAAAAGTTCATTGACTCCCCAAGCGTCGAACGTATTTTATGTAAAGCAGTTTGAAGAAGCGTGTGGCATAGTCTCAATGTTTAAAATGCCTACTGATGACATCATTGAAGACAAAATATAA
- a CDS encoding type II toxin-antitoxin system Phd/YefM family antitoxin: MKVELVTSLKRQATKILADLHDTKEPVLITEHGKPSAYLVDVDDYEFMQNRLAILEGIARGERALADGKVVSHDEAKDKMSKWLK; the protein is encoded by the coding sequence ATGAAAGTAGAACTAGTTACATCACTCAAACGCCAAGCAACAAAGATCCTTGCCGATCTCCACGACACTAAAGAACCAGTGTTAATTACCGAACATGGTAAGCCATCGGCATATCTGGTTGATGTTGATGATTACGAGTTTATGCAAAATCGTTTAGCGATTCTTGAGGGGATTGCACGAGGTGAACGTGCATTAGCTGACGGTAAAGTGGTGAGTCACGATGAAGCCAAGGACAAAATGTCAAAATGGCTGAAATAA
- a CDS encoding type II toxin-antitoxin system RelE/ParE family toxin, with product MAEIIWTEPALSDLNDIAEYIALENIVAAKQLVQAIFSKVERLEAFPESGRIPPELEHLSYREVVVNPCRIFYKQDGDKVFILFVMRAERDLRKFLLSKQ from the coding sequence ATGGCTGAAATAATCTGGACTGAGCCAGCGCTATCCGACCTCAATGATATCGCTGAATACATCGCACTTGAAAATATCGTAGCTGCAAAACAATTGGTTCAAGCGATCTTTTCTAAAGTCGAGCGCTTAGAGGCTTTCCCTGAATCGGGTCGCATTCCGCCTGAACTAGAACATCTAAGTTATCGTGAAGTTGTAGTTAATCCGTGCCGTATTTTCTATAAACAAGACGGCGACAAAGTATTTATTTTGTTTGTTATGCGTGCTGAGAGAGACTTGCGTAAGTTCCTATTGAGCAAGCAATAA